A window from Micromonospora profundi encodes these proteins:
- a CDS encoding helix-turn-helix domain-containing protein yields MKDDMYSVEQVADRLGLHVRTVRAYIRAGRLRAVRIGKQYRIAASDLDALTGQTPPAVAPGPAEVSSIVQIDGVDRAAADRLGTLVLASANTGHNQTSPLRVQTVHDEDRHRLKIIILGDPAATAELLHLLDAVLNADNGLFDREVHDA; encoded by the coding sequence ATGAAGGACGACATGTACTCCGTGGAGCAGGTTGCCGACCGGCTCGGGCTGCACGTGCGGACGGTGCGCGCCTACATCCGGGCCGGCCGGTTGCGAGCGGTGCGGATCGGCAAGCAGTACCGGATCGCCGCAAGCGACCTCGATGCGCTCACCGGGCAGACGCCGCCCGCCGTGGCCCCCGGGCCGGCCGAGGTGTCGAGCATCGTGCAGATCGACGGCGTCGACCGGGCAGCCGCCGACCGACTCGGGACGCTCGTGCTGGCCAGCGCCAACACCGGCCACAACCAGACCAGCCCGCTACGGGTGCAGACAGTGCACGACGAGGATCGACACCGCTTGAAGATCATCATCTTGGGCGACCCCGCCGCCACCGCCGAGCTGCTGCACCTGCTCGACGCCGTCCTCAACGCCGACAACGGCCTATTCGACCGGGAGGTCCACGATGCCTGA
- a CDS encoding DUF4180 domain-containing protein, with protein MPDEMQERAGVQVLVCDPAGPLVATEQDALDLIGAAFLGAQVVAVPANRLDARFFSLGTRFAGDVMQKFVNYRLRLAVVGDISAHVAESSALRALVHESNQGGHVWFVPDLDALDDRLRAAA; from the coding sequence ATGCCTGACGAGATGCAGGAACGCGCCGGGGTGCAGGTGCTGGTCTGCGACCCGGCCGGCCCATTGGTCGCCACCGAACAGGACGCACTGGACCTGATCGGCGCGGCCTTCCTCGGCGCTCAGGTGGTCGCCGTGCCAGCAAACCGGCTCGACGCGCGCTTCTTCTCGCTGGGCACCCGCTTCGCCGGCGACGTCATGCAGAAGTTCGTCAACTACCGGCTGCGACTGGCCGTCGTCGGCGACATCTCCGCGCACGTCGCGGAGAGTTCGGCGCTGCGCGCCCTCGTGCATGAGTCGAACCAGGGCGGGCACGTCTGGTTCGTTCCCGACCTCGACGCGCTCGACGACCGCCTCCGGGCTGCGGCGTAG
- a CDS encoding 8-oxoguanine DNA glycosylase OGG fold protein has product MQAIENAALPGERAPVIVNVDRWRAGLPPDAWPATFPANGEIWRRDVFAVAGAYRAGSASACQLLTAVLVWGYGPIGYGPWRTAKSLAADLDGKRLAYALEEVSGSAPDEAALCTAYRRLSDPDHARLPWLGPGLFTKVLYFVGYQRGVGGVQPLILDRVVASRLPAEAGVSRDNGWSTEEWLVYLRWASGQAQARGVEPDAVEMAVVHDG; this is encoded by the coding sequence ATGCAGGCGATCGAGAATGCTGCATTGCCGGGGGAGCGGGCCCCGGTCATCGTGAACGTCGACCGGTGGCGGGCCGGGCTGCCACCGGACGCCTGGCCCGCCACCTTTCCGGCGAACGGCGAGATATGGCGGCGCGACGTCTTCGCGGTGGCCGGCGCGTACCGGGCCGGCTCCGCGAGCGCCTGCCAGCTGCTGACCGCCGTGCTGGTCTGGGGTTACGGGCCGATCGGGTACGGCCCGTGGCGCACCGCCAAGTCGCTCGCTGCCGATCTGGACGGCAAGCGCCTGGCGTACGCGCTTGAGGAGGTTTCCGGGTCGGCGCCGGACGAGGCTGCGCTGTGCACGGCGTACCGACGATTGTCCGACCCTGACCACGCACGCCTGCCGTGGCTGGGGCCGGGCCTGTTCACGAAGGTCCTCTACTTCGTCGGCTATCAGCGCGGCGTGGGTGGTGTGCAGCCCCTGATCCTGGACCGTGTCGTGGCCAGCCGCCTCCCAGCCGAGGCCGGTGTCAGCCGTGACAACGGGTGGTCAACCGAGGAGTGGCTCGTCTATCTGCGGTGGGCAAGTGGGCAGGCCCAGGCAAGAGGAGTTGAGCCGGACGCGGTGGAGATGGCGGTGGTCCACGACGGGTGA
- a CDS encoding DUF1963 domain-containing protein, with translation MKILDQVRAEALRRGIPAADVERWLELARPSALLTQGGDGPVVGAIRGPVMLPADAEDPEFPLIATIDCAALPADVTDLPLPSDGQLLLFGWPEENGWGEVRYVPAGVAVEEREQYPPDFPPDEEEFAEVYTEIPPGELHLTVDISLPYVKTIPGPPWSPPLPGDPPFEEMTDVWKDVLRDVPDGAFSFGGWTTPLLLGGYGTDCNGFNPAWLGANPSGRSGGSMLGGGPPDHGDWVLLAEFHGGRQGGASIHWVIQRADLKDRRFDQASVLVYWNP, from the coding sequence GTGAAGATCCTCGATCAAGTCCGCGCCGAGGCGCTGCGCCGCGGCATTCCCGCTGCCGATGTGGAACGCTGGCTGGAACTCGCCCGCCCGTCTGCCCTTCTGACACAGGGAGGTGACGGCCCGGTCGTGGGCGCCATCCGTGGGCCCGTGATGCTTCCGGCCGACGCCGAGGACCCCGAGTTCCCCTTGATCGCCACCATCGACTGCGCTGCCCTTCCGGCAGACGTGACGGACCTTCCACTACCGTCCGACGGCCAACTGCTGCTGTTCGGCTGGCCCGAAGAAAACGGCTGGGGCGAGGTCAGGTACGTGCCTGCAGGCGTGGCCGTCGAGGAGCGAGAGCAATATCCACCCGACTTCCCGCCCGACGAAGAAGAGTTCGCCGAGGTCTACACGGAGATCCCGCCTGGCGAACTGCACCTCACGGTCGACATATCTCTGCCCTACGTCAAGACGATCCCGGGCCCTCCGTGGTCTCCGCCGCTACCGGGAGATCCCCCGTTCGAAGAGATGACCGACGTATGGAAGGACGTCCTGCGTGACGTGCCGGATGGCGCGTTCTCCTTTGGAGGCTGGACGACGCCGCTGCTGTTGGGCGGCTACGGCACTGACTGCAACGGTTTCAACCCCGCATGGTTGGGCGCCAACCCCTCCGGCCGGTCCGGCGGGTCGATGCTCGGTGGCGGGCCCCCCGACCATGGCGACTGGGTTCTGCTTGCCGAGTTCCACGGCGGCAGGCAAGGCGGCGCGAGCATCCACTGGGTGATCCAGCGTGCCGACCTGAAGGACCGACGCTTCGACCAGGCCAGCGTCCTCGTCTACTGGAATCCGTGA
- a CDS encoding fibronectin type III domain-containing protein, giving the protein MSARRVTAAVTVAALASLLAVNAARADGPAISTPGAPTVVANGPHQLTLSWTPSKWIGDPAAEQPINYEVQAPLGPNTYRWLGTTLDTTITLTDLAPGTTYRIAVAARALGGYSDSSPAITVRTASGRATVSYLNLDWSPKNNQIQYSLQVTNTGTGSLDLSTVRVRYHLRFEGGNTSLVTNCDWAALGCDRVRQTVQFFIPPGPPPSGTPTPPGYPIPGTPVPGWVELTFTGGALAPGESTGPIQLRHHRHSWSDIDERDDPSWLAATSQWTENGRITLDVDGVREFGDTNT; this is encoded by the coding sequence ATGTCCGCTCGCCGCGTCACCGCCGCCGTCACCGTCGCCGCGCTGGCGAGCCTGCTCGCCGTCAACGCCGCCCGTGCCGACGGCCCGGCCATCAGCACCCCCGGCGCCCCGACGGTGGTGGCCAACGGACCACACCAGCTCACCCTCAGTTGGACACCCTCCAAGTGGATCGGGGATCCGGCCGCCGAGCAGCCGATCAACTACGAGGTGCAGGCGCCCCTGGGCCCCAACACGTACCGCTGGCTCGGCACCACGCTCGACACCACGATCACGCTGACCGACCTCGCACCCGGTACGACGTACCGGATCGCGGTTGCCGCCCGCGCGCTCGGCGGCTACTCCGACAGCTCGCCCGCCATCACCGTGCGCACGGCCAGCGGCCGCGCGACGGTCAGCTACCTCAACCTCGACTGGTCGCCGAAGAACAACCAGATCCAGTACAGCCTTCAGGTCACCAACACCGGCACCGGGTCGCTCGATCTGTCCACGGTGCGGGTGCGCTACCACCTGCGCTTCGAGGGCGGAAACACCTCGCTGGTGACAAACTGCGATTGGGCTGCGTTGGGCTGCGACCGGGTCCGGCAGACGGTGCAGTTCTTCATCCCACCAGGGCCGCCGCCAAGCGGCACGCCGACGCCGCCCGGCTACCCGATCCCGGGAACGCCGGTCCCCGGCTGGGTCGAGCTCACCTTCACCGGCGGGGCACTCGCTCCTGGCGAATCGACCGGGCCGATCCAGCTACGTCATCACCGGCACAGTTGGAGTGACATCGACGAGCGCGACGACCCGAGTTGGCTCGCCGCCACCAGCCAGTGGACCGAGAACGGACGGATCACGCTGGACGTCGACGGCGTACGCGAATTCGGCGACACGAACACCTGA
- a CDS encoding GIY-YIG nuclease family protein, with protein sequence MPDTIFDPLADFTPARPYTSESVADAPRAPGAHVVLEGGVVIYVGHTSNLRQRLRQHLSGNRASSVLHEQVGQLLDRPDSGASAADIASWLGRCDVRWQETDNPEGVKEALVLALRPRFNRSVPKGRP encoded by the coding sequence ATGCCCGACACGATCTTCGACCCACTCGCTGACTTCACACCTGCCCGGCCGTACACGTCGGAGAGTGTTGCTGACGCTCCCCGCGCCCCCGGTGCGCACGTTGTTCTGGAGGGCGGCGTTGTCATCTATGTCGGCCACACCAGCAACCTGCGTCAGCGCCTCCGGCAGCACCTCAGCGGCAACCGGGCTTCATCCGTTCTGCACGAGCAGGTGGGTCAGCTCCTCGACCGTCCCGACAGTGGCGCCTCAGCGGCCGACATCGCCAGCTGGCTCGGGCGCTGCGACGTTCGCTGGCAGGAGACCGACAACCCTGAGGGCGTGAAGGAGGCATTGGTCCTGGCGTTGCGCCCACGCTTCAACCGAAGCGTGCCGAAGGGCCGCCCCTGA
- a CDS encoding DivIVA domain-containing protein yields MTVYRSRRPLTGPLTPSCVRDVTLPLTRYGRRGYRPDDVHALLDRLAYELGELSRQLHQVHAENERIKNALRAWQTTSAAPRVDRCEVD; encoded by the coding sequence ATGACGGTCTACCGCAGTCGGAGGCCGCTGACCGGGCCGCTCACCCCGAGCTGCGTCCGTGACGTGACGCTTCCCCTTACCCGGTACGGGCGGCGGGGCTACCGGCCCGACGACGTGCACGCGCTCCTGGACCGGCTCGCCTATGAGCTGGGAGAGCTGTCGCGTCAACTGCACCAGGTGCACGCCGAGAACGAGCGGATCAAGAACGCCCTACGCGCCTGGCAGACCACCAGCGCCGCACCCCGGGTAGATAGATGCGAGGTGGACTGA
- a CDS encoding FAD-binding oxidoreductase produces MNLADAWASVDDRAAGDFWRTMEDRSPGLVPERVAPLLFHALGQLMLGSDDRAGRAALLVVLGRAYRCYDLLPHALTIGDALLATVARHGHPLWTPPLAFAGERAVDRATHAVRRAAARVGVGPAWWPAQVIGHERPSPGVAILTVRPWRRLPHQPGQAVPVCTPRMPGRWRWLSPANAPRADGTVEMHVRAVPAGTVSHHLVHEVRPGELLWLGPPANTGLCLDSARTRDLLLIAGGTGLAPLRALVEHIAAAPDGRQVTLVVGARTFTDLYDAITLDKLQRAHGWLTVVPAFSHDPCAEPAEQGDALTVALQHHAASQTVYACGPPLMLAGARLRLLAAGVPAARIRLPVTL; encoded by the coding sequence GTGAACCTCGCTGACGCGTGGGCGTCGGTCGACGACCGGGCCGCCGGTGACTTCTGGCGCACCATGGAGGATCGGAGTCCCGGGCTGGTTCCCGAACGGGTGGCACCGCTTCTCTTCCACGCGCTGGGTCAGCTCATGCTCGGTAGCGACGACCGGGCGGGCCGGGCGGCGCTGCTGGTGGTGCTCGGCCGCGCGTACCGGTGCTATGACCTGCTCCCACACGCCCTCACCATCGGTGACGCGCTGCTCGCGACGGTGGCCCGGCATGGCCACCCACTATGGACACCGCCACTCGCCTTCGCCGGGGAGCGCGCGGTGGACCGCGCCACGCACGCCGTGCGTCGCGCCGCCGCCCGCGTCGGAGTCGGCCCGGCCTGGTGGCCAGCCCAGGTGATCGGCCACGAACGGCCATCGCCCGGCGTCGCCATTCTGACGGTACGTCCCTGGCGGCGCCTGCCCCACCAGCCCGGCCAGGCCGTCCCGGTCTGCACACCACGCATGCCCGGACGTTGGCGCTGGCTCTCCCCGGCCAACGCCCCACGCGCCGACGGCACCGTCGAAATGCACGTCCGCGCCGTACCCGCCGGCACCGTCTCCCACCACCTCGTTCATGAGGTACGCCCCGGCGAGTTGCTCTGGCTCGGCCCACCCGCCAACACCGGCCTGTGCCTGGATTCGGCGCGTACCCGGGATCTGTTGCTCATCGCCGGTGGCACCGGCCTGGCGCCGCTGCGCGCCCTGGTCGAACACATCGCCGCCGCCCCCGACGGCCGGCAGGTGACGCTCGTCGTCGGCGCCCGCACCTTCACCGACCTGTACGACGCCATCACCCTCGACAAGCTGCAACGCGCCCACGGCTGGCTGACCGTCGTACCGGCGTTCTCGCACGACCCCTGCGCGGAGCCGGCTGAGCAGGGTGACGCCCTCACCGTCGCCCTCCAGCACCACGCTGCCTCGCAGACGGTGTACGCCTGCGGTCCGCCGCTGATGCTCGCCGGTGCGCGGCTACGACTACTCGCCGCCGGAGTGCCGGCCGCCCGCATCCGCCTCCCCGTGACGCTATGA
- a CDS encoding flavoprotein, giving the protein MTERPVLYLVVCAAGPAEHIHELVDLLIADGWRVCLIVSPTAAPWLDREALKDKTGYLVRVEWRMPGDPEPHPPADAVLAAPVTFNTIAKWALGINDTLALGILNESLGAGLPILAVPHVKAELAAHPAYAGHLAVLRGAGVHVADGKVLDLAHGPARWTVVIEALRSIRQP; this is encoded by the coding sequence ATGACGGAACGCCCGGTGCTGTATCTGGTCGTCTGCGCCGCGGGTCCGGCGGAACACATCCACGAGCTGGTCGATCTGCTGATCGCCGACGGATGGCGGGTGTGCCTGATCGTCAGCCCCACCGCCGCGCCGTGGCTCGACCGAGAGGCCTTGAAAGACAAGACCGGCTATCTCGTACGCGTGGAGTGGCGGATGCCCGGCGACCCCGAGCCACACCCGCCGGCCGACGCGGTGCTGGCCGCACCGGTCACGTTCAACACGATCGCGAAGTGGGCGCTGGGCATCAACGACACGTTGGCGCTCGGCATCCTCAACGAATCGCTGGGGGCGGGTCTACCGATCCTCGCCGTCCCGCACGTCAAGGCGGAGTTGGCCGCGCACCCGGCGTACGCCGGCCATCTGGCAGTGCTGCGCGGCGCTGGCGTGCACGTCGCTGACGGGAAGGTGCTGGACCTGGCACACGGGCCGGCTCGGTGGACCGTGGTCATCGAGGCGCTGCGCTCAATACGTCAGCCCTGA
- a CDS encoding helix-turn-helix domain-containing protein, which translates to MTPADCPRCGGRLARDNDSGRCTPCQAAERDRLSAPPVVPASFWDHEPVRRALAERHLGRMVRAYRCHPYHGRVALPQTVVAGWLGITQAQLSRVENGPPLVHLDRLAHWAQVLHIPEAHLWFALPGRTHRANEHGQAASSTSVAPRSGGPDEGRRTLLAGIAAVAAGAGLLGSTEIVQPRRVGAADVARLNAVLELYRSVDYECGGGLLYREVARFAESVYRMLDWSHPAGLTPRLVAAVAAARHLAGWTALDAGRHADAQRHFVAGERAALTAGDVPLAAMIRYSQAKQLQHLRHNRDALVTLQLAHAQLGPHATPAVEALLFGAEAASIAALGDHQRAVTTLGKASDAFERIQNEREPNWMSFYDQGELFAQYGRVYRDRARRDSGQASEAVRWVEDAIAAFGPANVRSTVLNEVGLCSALFLADEPEQALAVGARVVKKSQAMSSKRVVDRVVNLRRDLARHRALPEVAEFDRVLTARAAAAV; encoded by the coding sequence GTGACACCTGCGGACTGCCCCCGGTGCGGCGGACGGCTGGCCCGGGACAACGACAGCGGACGGTGCACGCCGTGCCAGGCCGCCGAACGCGACCGGCTGAGCGCACCGCCGGTGGTGCCGGCGAGCTTCTGGGACCATGAGCCGGTCCGGCGGGCGCTGGCAGAACGGCATCTCGGGCGGATGGTCAGGGCTTACCGCTGCCATCCGTACCACGGGCGGGTCGCCTTGCCGCAGACCGTGGTGGCGGGCTGGCTGGGGATCACGCAGGCGCAGTTGAGTCGAGTGGAGAACGGGCCGCCGCTGGTGCACCTGGACCGACTGGCGCACTGGGCTCAGGTGCTCCACATCCCCGAGGCGCACCTTTGGTTCGCGCTCCCTGGTCGAACTCACCGAGCGAATGAGCACGGTCAAGCCGCCAGTAGCACCTCAGTCGCGCCTCGAAGTGGCGGACCCGATGAAGGTAGGCGGACGCTGCTGGCCGGCATCGCCGCTGTGGCCGCAGGCGCTGGGCTGCTGGGAAGCACCGAGATCGTTCAACCCCGACGCGTCGGCGCTGCCGATGTCGCTCGACTGAACGCGGTCCTGGAGCTTTACCGTTCCGTCGATTACGAATGCGGCGGCGGCCTGTTGTACCGGGAGGTGGCCCGGTTCGCCGAGTCGGTATACCGGATGCTCGACTGGTCGCACCCAGCCGGGCTTACCCCGCGCCTCGTCGCGGCGGTGGCGGCAGCTCGGCATCTGGCGGGGTGGACCGCTCTCGACGCAGGCCGGCATGCTGACGCGCAGCGGCACTTCGTGGCCGGCGAGCGGGCCGCGCTGACGGCCGGGGACGTGCCGCTGGCCGCGATGATTCGGTACTCACAGGCCAAACAGCTTCAACACCTACGGCACAACCGGGACGCACTCGTAACGCTGCAACTCGCTCATGCGCAGCTCGGGCCGCACGCAACCCCGGCAGTCGAGGCCCTGCTCTTTGGCGCGGAAGCCGCCTCGATTGCCGCGCTCGGGGATCACCAGCGCGCAGTAACCACCCTCGGCAAGGCAAGCGACGCGTTCGAGCGCATCCAGAACGAGCGTGAGCCGAATTGGATGAGCTTCTACGACCAGGGCGAGCTGTTCGCTCAGTACGGCCGTGTCTACCGAGACAGGGCGCGGCGAGATAGCGGACAGGCATCCGAAGCGGTGCGGTGGGTTGAGGATGCCATCGCCGCATTCGGTCCGGCGAACGTGCGAAGCACAGTGCTGAACGAGGTTGGCCTGTGCAGCGCGTTGTTCCTCGCCGACGAGCCCGAGCAGGCGCTCGCGGTCGGTGCCAGGGTGGTGAAGAAGTCGCAGGCGATGAGCTCCAAACGGGTGGTCGATCGAGTCGTCAATCTGCGTCGCGATCTCGCTCGGCATCGGGCGCTGCCCGAGGTGGCCGAGTTCGATCGCGTGTTAACGGCTCGGGCTGCGGCAGCAGTATGA
- a CDS encoding aminoglycoside phosphotransferase family protein has protein sequence MSGRFSEGKMTAAMREMASVLNVSPDGARLLQLTNNAVFALPRHGIVIRIARTHQLLDRVAKVVQLGRWFAEIDAPTIRLVREVEQPIHFEGLHASVWRYVPSHPPAPTVDDLGTVLREFHALGVPPFPLPAWDPIGDARRRLADADGLSTPDRDFLVDWCDRLEPEVAVLNEHGTRTLVHGDAHVGNLLRESSDRMLMCDFDATCVGPWQVDLAAVAVGDARFGEAGRHRALTAAYGSDVTSDPSWAVLRDARELKMIAAAIPLLATSPSVAAEFSNRLHSVQRDDPTARWRPFADLAVPTSPSAERGHGASLGGGVPAERR, from the coding sequence ATGAGCGGGCGGTTCTCTGAGGGGAAGATGACGGCTGCCATGCGCGAGATGGCCTCCGTCTTAAACGTCTCCCCTGATGGTGCCCGGTTGCTTCAGTTGACCAACAACGCCGTCTTCGCCCTACCTCGCCATGGAATCGTCATCCGGATCGCGCGCACTCATCAGCTCCTTGACCGGGTGGCGAAGGTCGTTCAGCTTGGGCGTTGGTTCGCCGAGATCGACGCTCCGACGATCCGCCTGGTGCGAGAGGTCGAGCAGCCAATCCACTTCGAAGGCCTGCACGCTTCGGTGTGGAGGTACGTCCCGTCGCATCCACCTGCTCCGACGGTCGATGATCTCGGCACGGTGCTCCGCGAATTTCATGCCCTCGGCGTGCCCCCTTTTCCTCTGCCCGCTTGGGATCCGATTGGCGACGCGCGGCGACGGCTGGCCGACGCCGATGGTCTCAGCACTCCCGACCGGGACTTCCTCGTTGACTGGTGTGACCGCTTGGAGCCGGAAGTCGCAGTTTTGAACGAGCACGGAACGCGGACGCTCGTCCACGGCGACGCCCACGTCGGCAACCTGCTCCGAGAGTCGTCGGACCGGATGCTCATGTGCGACTTTGACGCCACGTGCGTGGGTCCCTGGCAGGTCGACCTAGCAGCGGTTGCGGTGGGCGACGCGAGATTCGGAGAGGCTGGAAGGCATCGGGCGTTGACGGCAGCCTACGGCTCTGACGTCACTTCCGACCCGTCATGGGCAGTCCTACGGGATGCTCGCGAGCTAAAGATGATCGCAGCCGCCATACCGCTTCTCGCTACGTCGCCGAGCGTTGCCGCCGAGTTCTCAAACCGCCTCCATTCCGTACAACGAGATGATCCGACTGCCCGCTGGAGGCCGTTTGCCGATCTTGCCGTCCCTACCTCGCCATCGGCGGAACGAGGGCACGGTGCGTCTCTCGGAGGCGGTGTACCGGCAGAGCGACGTTAA
- a CDS encoding GNAT family N-acetyltransferase translates to MIEGLHLRHHSADEAKMILDQLVNLYLEVYRDDGEFYSEDRYRRHLDLHMQRVEWELVTAMADGSLVGYIYGFPLSPQTRWWDGIHEPAPHGFTDEDGKRTFALSELLVHPDWRRQGIAAALHNDLLASRSEARATLLVRPDNVDAQTAYRSWGWSKVTELRPGWEDALTFDVLVRIP, encoded by the coding sequence GTGATCGAAGGCTTGCACCTTCGCCATCACAGCGCTGACGAGGCCAAGATGATTCTCGATCAGCTTGTGAACCTCTACCTGGAGGTCTACCGGGACGATGGCGAGTTCTACAGCGAAGACCGCTACCGGCGTCACCTAGACCTACACATGCAGCGAGTTGAGTGGGAGCTAGTCACCGCAATGGCCGACGGGTCCTTGGTCGGCTACATCTATGGCTTTCCGCTATCTCCGCAGACCCGCTGGTGGGATGGGATCCACGAGCCTGCGCCGCACGGGTTCACCGATGAGGATGGGAAGCGCACATTCGCGCTCAGCGAGCTGTTGGTGCACCCGGATTGGCGACGTCAGGGCATCGCGGCAGCGCTTCACAATGACCTCTTGGCGAGTCGGTCTGAAGCGCGAGCCACACTTCTGGTTCGCCCCGACAACGTCGATGCCCAAACCGCCTACCGCTCCTGGGGCTGGAGTAAGGTCACCGAGCTGCGGCCGGGCTGGGAGGATGCACTGACATTTGACGTCTTGGTTCGCATCCCGTAA